A genomic region of Rhizobium sp. NXC24 contains the following coding sequences:
- a CDS encoding YbfB/YjiJ family MFS transporter — protein sequence MSAPLRHLSQSLSTTEPASLTAGAWYATIAGLCGSLVAIGLARFAYTPLIPPLISAHWFSAGDTVTLGAANFAGYLAGALLGRPLAAGLGNRLALRLLMVAATAAFFACAFPVSVTWFFAWRFLSGLAGGAIMVLVATSILPHIPVARRGFVSGMIFLGLGLGIAASGTLVPALLRLGLRETWIGLGVLSLILTVVSWFGWPATNPPLPAAHAATHHHPAAKTKWSLRILYGQYAANALGLVPVMVLLVDYIARGLGRGADIGAACWVLYGVAAITGPVLTGYAADRIGFASAYRGALLLQAVGDAILAASGNPWLVGFATVLLGVFTPGIVPLVLGRIHEILPHSHVAQRAAWSRATTAFALCQALGGYGYSYLFIHTGEDYSIIFLCGAVALVLALLADVLNGVKRRKNRAQ from the coding sequence ATGTCCGCCCCCTTACGTCATTTGAGCCAGTCTCTTTCCACTACCGAGCCAGCGTCCCTTACCGCAGGCGCCTGGTATGCCACCATCGCCGGCCTCTGCGGCAGCCTCGTCGCCATCGGTCTCGCCCGCTTCGCCTATACGCCGCTCATCCCGCCGCTCATTAGCGCGCACTGGTTTTCGGCTGGCGATACGGTGACGCTCGGCGCTGCCAATTTTGCCGGATACCTCGCCGGTGCGTTGCTCGGGCGGCCATTAGCTGCCGGCCTTGGTAATCGTCTGGCGCTACGGCTGCTGATGGTCGCCGCGACCGCCGCCTTTTTCGCCTGCGCCTTCCCAGTTTCCGTCACCTGGTTCTTTGCCTGGCGTTTCCTCTCCGGTCTTGCCGGCGGCGCCATCATGGTGTTGGTCGCGACCAGCATCCTGCCGCACATCCCGGTCGCCCGCCGCGGCTTTGTCAGCGGCATGATTTTCCTCGGCCTCGGTCTCGGCATCGCCGCCTCGGGTACCCTGGTGCCCGCATTGCTGCGTCTCGGTCTTCGCGAAACCTGGATCGGTCTTGGGGTCCTGTCGCTCATCCTGACCGTCGTCAGTTGGTTCGGCTGGCCGGCGACCAATCCGCCGCTACCGGCTGCACACGCGGCAACCCACCATCATCCCGCCGCAAAGACTAAATGGTCGCTGCGCATCCTCTATGGCCAATATGCCGCCAATGCCCTCGGCCTCGTGCCCGTCATGGTGCTGCTGGTCGATTATATCGCCCGCGGTCTCGGCCGCGGCGCCGATATCGGCGCGGCCTGCTGGGTGCTCTATGGCGTTGCCGCCATTACCGGTCCGGTATTGACCGGCTATGCTGCCGACCGCATCGGCTTCGCCTCCGCCTATCGCGGCGCTCTGCTGCTTCAGGCGGTCGGCGACGCCATTTTGGCGGCATCCGGCAATCCCTGGCTGGTCGGCTTTGCCACGGTGCTGCTCGGCGTCTTTACGCCAGGCATCGTACCCTTGGTGCTCGGTCGCATCCACGAAATCCTGCCGCACAGCCATGTCGCCCAACGCGCAGCCTGGAGCCGAGCAACGACGGCTTTCGCTCTTTGCCAGGCGCTCGGCGGCTATGGCTATTCCTATCTCTTCATCCATACCGGCGAAGATTACAGCATCATCTTCCTTTGTGGTGCGGTAGCACTTGTCCTTGCTTTGCTGGCTGACGTCTTGAACGGCGTGAAGCGTCGCAAAAACCGGGCACAATGA
- a CDS encoding cytochrome b/b6 domain-containing protein: protein MTSNRALGYSTIQISLHWIIAALVLFQLLFGESMTTVVDAQATGAKVSSADVSMGTAHYWVGITVLLLVLLRLVLRVAFGTPKPAGASTLLVKLAAAAHWLFYALLLLVPLTGLLAYYFSDPFGDIHGLGKPAFIILIGLHAAGALYHQFLLKDGTLRRMLVPAR, encoded by the coding sequence ATGACTTCAAATCGTGCCCTTGGCTATTCCACTATTCAAATCTCATTGCATTGGATCATTGCCGCATTGGTTCTGTTTCAGCTCCTGTTTGGAGAGAGCATGACCACGGTGGTCGACGCGCAGGCAACGGGTGCCAAAGTTTCGTCGGCGGACGTGTCGATGGGTACGGCGCATTATTGGGTGGGAATCACAGTTCTATTGCTCGTTCTTCTGCGCCTTGTCTTGCGCGTCGCATTCGGAACGCCCAAGCCTGCCGGCGCCTCCACACTGTTGGTAAAGCTTGCCGCTGCGGCGCATTGGCTATTCTACGCGCTTCTGCTGCTCGTTCCCCTGACCGGCCTGCTGGCCTATTATTTCTCCGATCCCTTTGGCGATATTCATGGCCTGGGCAAGCCCGCATTCATCATCCTCATCGGCCTGCATGCCGCCGGCGCCCTCTACCATCAGTTTCTGCTGAAAGATGGAACGCTGCGCCGCATGCTCGTTCCGGCGCGCTGA
- a CDS encoding aspartate kinase, translated as MARIVMKFGGTSVADLDRIKNVARHVKREVDAGHEVAVVVSAMSGKTNELVGWVQNTPKVAGADHSIYDAREYDAVVASGEQVTSGLLAIALQAMGINARSWQGWQIPIRTDNAHGAARILEIDGGEMVRRMQEGQVAVVAGFQGLGPDNRVSTLGRGGSDTSAVAIAAAVKADRCDIYTDVDGVYTTDPRIEPKARRLKKIAFEEMLEMASLGAKVLQVRSVELAMVFKVRTFVRSSFEDPDAPGMGDLLNPPGTLICDEEEIVEQEVVTGIAYAKDEAQISLRRLADRPGVSAAIFGPLAESHINVDMIVQNISEDGSKTDMTFTVPSGDVEKALRVLGENKDKIGYDVIQNESGLVKVSVIGIGMRSHAGVAATAFRALAEKGINIKAITTSEIKISILIDGPYAELAVRTLHSCYGLDKS; from the coding sequence ATGGCACGTATCGTGATGAAATTCGGCGGGACATCCGTCGCGGATCTGGACCGTATCAAGAATGTCGCCCGCCATGTAAAACGCGAGGTCGATGCGGGCCACGAGGTCGCAGTCGTCGTTTCCGCCATGTCCGGCAAGACCAACGAACTGGTCGGCTGGGTGCAGAATACGCCCAAGGTCGCCGGTGCCGACCACTCGATCTATGATGCTCGCGAATATGATGCTGTCGTCGCTTCCGGCGAGCAGGTGACCTCCGGACTGCTAGCGATCGCGCTGCAGGCGATGGGCATCAATGCCCGCTCCTGGCAGGGCTGGCAGATCCCGATCCGCACCGACAACGCCCATGGCGCGGCGCGCATTCTCGAAATCGATGGCGGCGAAATGGTCCGCCGCATGCAAGAGGGCCAGGTGGCCGTCGTCGCCGGCTTCCAGGGTCTGGGGCCCGACAATCGGGTTTCGACGCTCGGTCGCGGCGGTTCCGATACATCGGCGGTGGCGATCGCCGCGGCCGTGAAGGCTGATCGCTGCGATATCTATACCGATGTCGATGGCGTCTACACGACCGACCCGCGCATCGAGCCGAAGGCGCGGCGTCTGAAGAAGATCGCCTTCGAAGAAATGCTGGAAATGGCCTCGCTCGGCGCCAAGGTGCTGCAGGTGCGCTCTGTCGAACTGGCCATGGTCTTTAAGGTTCGCACCTTCGTGCGCTCCTCTTTTGAAGATCCCGATGCTCCGGGCATGGGCGATCTGCTCAACCCGCCCGGAACGCTGATTTGTGACGAGGAAGAAATCGTGGAACAGGAAGTAGTCACCGGCATTGCCTATGCCAAGGATGAAGCCCAGATCTCGCTGCGCCGTCTTGCCGACCGGCCGGGCGTCTCCGCTGCGATCTTCGGGCCGTTGGCCGAAAGCCACATCAACGTCGACATGATCGTCCAGAACATCTCCGAGGACGGTTCCAAGACCGATATGACCTTCACGGTTCCTTCGGGCGATGTCGAAAAGGCGCTGCGCGTTCTCGGCGAAAACAAGGACAAGATCGGCTACGACGTTATCCAAAACGAATCAGGTCTCGTCAAAGTCTCGGTCATCGGCATTGGCATGCGTTCGCACGCTGGCGTTGCTGCGACCGCTTTCCGGGCACTTGCCGAAAAAGGCATCAACATCAAGGCCATTACGACGTCGGAAATCAAGATTTCCATCCTAATCGACGGTCCTTATGCAGAACTGGCAGTCAGGACTTTGCATTCCTGCTACGGTCTGGATAAGAGTTGA
- a CDS encoding TetR/AcrR family transcriptional regulator, producing MARPRQFDEDNVLEAAGEIFWSKGYEATSTRDLTDRMGLTHASLYNAFGDKRGLYLRALKHYLDRNLHARIARMEAAYSPGFSIVGYFQEVVERSLADTEHRGCMLVNTTLEARSDDPEMRRVVADETAEIEAFFLRSIIAAQKNGEIPANLPPEDVAKLLLSVQFGLRALVRVRPERELLDGILRPAMAMLTLPWPLPGSNPDG from the coding sequence ATGGCAAGACCCCGGCAATTTGATGAGGATAACGTTCTGGAAGCAGCCGGCGAAATATTCTGGTCGAAGGGTTACGAGGCAACCTCGACTCGCGATCTGACCGACCGCATGGGGTTGACGCATGCGAGCCTCTACAATGCTTTTGGTGACAAGCGCGGCCTCTATCTGAGGGCACTGAAGCACTATCTCGACCGGAACCTGCATGCCCGCATCGCACGGATGGAGGCAGCCTATTCGCCGGGCTTTAGCATTGTCGGCTACTTCCAGGAAGTGGTCGAGCGTTCCCTTGCCGATACCGAACATCGCGGCTGCATGCTGGTCAACACGACCCTGGAGGCGCGTTCCGATGATCCGGAAATGCGGCGTGTCGTTGCCGACGAGACGGCCGAGATCGAAGCCTTTTTTCTTCGTTCAATCATCGCCGCCCAGAAAAACGGTGAAATTCCCGCAAACCTGCCACCGGAGGACGTCGCCAAACTGCTGCTCTCCGTACAGTTCGGTTTGCGCGCCCTTGTCCGCGTCCGTCCCGAGCGCGAACTGCTGGACGGCATCCTGCGGCCGGCAATGGCCATGCTGACCTTGCCCTGGCCGCTGCCTGGAAGCAATCCGGATGGATAA